The genomic DNA CCACATTGTTAATCGTCGCGCTCAGCGCAAGGACTTGGATGTGAGGGTTAACCTGTAAAAGTCTTGCCAGCACAATCTCCAAAGTGGGTCCACGTCCTGCATCATTGAGCAGGTGCACTTCGTCGGCGATTACTACGGAGATGCTGTCCATCCATTTGGCTCGGTGCCGCAGAAGCGAATCCGCTTTTTCGTTGGTGGTTATGATGATGTCGTAGCGTTCCAGCCAATTGTCCGCGCTGTCAAAGTCGCCTGTGCTAATGCCCACGCTGACCCGTCTGCCATCTGATTTGCGGATTTTGGTGTATTTTTGGAACTCCTCAAACTTTTCACTTGCCAACGCCCGAAGCGGCGAGAGATAAATGGCTTTTCCGCCCCGTTCAAGCACGTGCTTTAAGGCGCAGAGTTCAGCGATGAGGGTTTTTCCTGATGCGGTGGGGCTGGCGAGCACGATGTTTGCGCCGTCGAGTAGTCCTGCTTCTATGGTTTCCTGTTGGGGAGGAAACAGTTTTGTAATCCCCAAGCCCGTCAGCGCGTCTTTGACTTCTTGAGGAACCACTAAACCCGAAATATCCAAGCCTTTCGCCCTAAGTATGCTGTTATTTTGAGTTGCTTTGGGTTATTAGAATTTTTAGTTAAAGAAAAACTTGTTTTCTCAGTGTTCTCTTCTATTTGGAGCCTAATAGCCAACTTATGCAGAAACGATAGAGAGAGGTCAAAGTCTATTTGGAGCCTATTAGAAAGTCAATGCAGAAACCATAGAGGGGAGGTCCATAATGGTGTGTTTTCAAGCCTTAAATGGTGAAAACCAGTTTGTATACAAAAGCATCAACCAAACACAGTCCGAAGCTGTCCCACCAAGCCCAGATAGGTTCCGTCCAGCAGGTAAACCTCGCCAGCCGCCACATCCACCGCGTCCGAACGTAAAACAGGTCCAATTAAACCTTCGCTGTCTTGCTCGTTTATAGGTCGTCCGCCTAGGAAGTCGTTGAAGCTGGGCATTATGAAGAGTTGGGTGGTTTTGGGTTTGATTTTGAAGTGTTCCCAAAGTGTTTGCTGTGGCGTACCCGTGATTTTGATGTTGTTTTTCTCCAGCACAACTTGTGCCAGTTTTTGGGGATTGCAGGGGATTTTGAGCCAGACTTGCCGTGTGAGTTTGAAGCCTGCGGGGTCACGAAGGACAACAACGGGGTGCAGGTGCCCCATAACCCACAACTTACAAACCAAAAGCTCAGGGCTGGGCCATTTGTGCCCGTGAAACACGCCCACATCACCGATG from Candidatus Bathyarchaeota archaeon includes the following:
- a CDS encoding metallophosphoesterase, whose protein sequence is MLKLLLPNPAAIVKTPNARVLLIADLHIGWEHALQQKGIHVPSQTPKLEEKLLKIITKTKPDHLIILGDVKYTVTKSGLGEWQDVPVFLKKIEDAVGSIEIVRGNHDANLEPLLTPKTRMLPASGAVIGDVGVFHGHKWPSPELLVCKLWVMGHLHPVVVLRDPAGFKLTRQVWLKIPCNPQKLAQVVLEKNNIKITGTPQQTLWEHFKIKPKTTQLFIMPSFNDFLGGRPINEQDSEGLIGPVLRSDAVDVAAGEVYLLDGTYLGLVGQLRTVFG